From the Chitinophagales bacterium genome, the window TAGCGCGCAAAATCCTCATAAGAAGGGAGATTTTCTCCGTGCAGGATGCTTTCCATTTCTATGGGATCGCCCAGTTCAAAATAGCTGAATGTGCCGCCTGTTCCTTCTTTAAAGTTCTTGGACGATGGTACACCTTTGATAACACGCCTTACTCTTTCTGCAGTAATTTCATTGGCATAATCTTCCATTTCCACCAAAATAAACTTGCGATTGCCACCATCTTCCTTGTTCAGGTCTAAAACGGCATGGGCGGTAGTACCAGAACCTGCAAAAGAATCAAGAACGATATCATTTTCATCAAGCACTAAGTCAAAAACCTCGCTCAACACATCTCTACTCTTTGGAAAGTCAAATTGTTTAGAGCCAAGAATTTCCTTTACAGCAGCAGAGGCAGCTCTACCATCACGATAAAAAACAGACCCGAATGGTTCTTTTGTTACGTCCTTAAGGTATGTTTTACGACATGGAACGGTAGATTCATCTGGCCCAAAATGAATTCTTGGTGGATTTTCAGCCAAGGCTTTCTTTGTTCGCTCTTCATCCCATCGCCAACCAGTGGATGGTTTTTTGCATGGCTTCTTTGTGACAGGATGAATTATGTCATATCTCGGTCGATTTTTTCTGCCATCATCTGGTCCAGCAAAATTATCTGGAAAGTATAATCCTCTTTCATCCGAAAAGCTATAGTGTTTATGCCTTCTCTTTTCATCTTCCTTTGGCAAAGAACTATACCAAAATTGCATTTCTTCACGAATCTTATCGTGATCCTCCTTGTACTTTTTCCTTAGCTTGGAATAATAATCTAAAACCTCATCAACACCGTCTTTGAACTTTCGCCAGTTACCTAATTTTAAGTTCTCTTTTTTATTCTTGGTGTAAACGAGAATGTATTCATGGATTCCAGCGATAAGCTTTGCATCACCTCTTTTTGATTTTTGCCAAACAATATCCGCTACGTAATTGTCTTCGCTGAATATTTCGTCCATCAGGCATTTTAGTCTGTGTAATTCATTATCATCAATGGAAATAAAAATAACGCCATCCTCACTTAGTAATTCACGCAACAACTTTAATCTTGGCATCATCATACAGAGCCATTTGTCGTGCCGGGTCAGGTCGTCCTTGTCCACCACTTTGCCCAGCCAATCTTTTATCATAGGGCTGTTAACATTATCATTGTATGCCCATGCTTCATTTCCGGTATTATAGGGCGGATCAATGTATATGCACTTGACCTTTCCGGCATAGTTGGGCAAAAGGGCTTTCAGGGCTTTGAGGTTGTCGCCCTGCACAATCAGGTTGTCGTATAAGGAAACATTGTCCGTCAGGCTCTTTTCCTTTTTTGGCACCAATTGGTGAAATTTCACCGCCAGGTGGTGGTTCTGTACAAATGTTTTTCCTTTGAAATTGAGTGTTGGCATATTAATTCCTTTTCTTTTTATTGTATGTTATTTTCTCTTCTGCCACCTTCAAAGCCTCCTTTGCTAATTTCTCTCCCTCAATTTCATAAACAATCCGGTCGCTCAACCAAGCAATTAGCATTTCTTTTTTATTGGCTCCAAAATATTTTGCCAACTTTTCCACTTGTTCCTTGCTCGGTTTTCGTTGCCCCGTTTCTATCTTGCTCATTATTGCCTGGTCAACTTGAAGGTAAGCTGCCAATACACGCAAGGGGTCTCCTTTTTCTTCCCGCAATCTGCGGATCATTTTACCAACACTTTCTGTCATTGAAAATTTAATTCATGACAAATATTGTCAACAATGGGGAAAAATCAAAAATTAAAAAAGGAAAGTTATAAACATTAAGAGAGATACTTCCCAACCAACGGCATTCTTCTGCCCATACCGAATGCTTTGGGGGAAACCCTTAGAATTGGAGGGGTCTGGAATCTTTTGTACTCGGTGGTATTTACCATTTTCAGCACCCTTTTTACCAATTCTGCATTAAAACCGGCATTTATCAGCTCTTTGGGCCCCTGTCGTTTTTCAATGTACTGAAAAAGCAGCTCGTCCAATATTTTGTAATCGGGCAAAGAATCGCTGTCTTTCTGATCGGGGCGCAATTCGGCAGAGGGTGCTTTTTCTATAATGTTGCGCGGTATGATCTCCTCATCTTCATTGATGAATTCGGCCAGTTCATACACTTCGGTTTTATACACATCGCCCAAAACGGAAAGTCCGCCACACATATCGCCATATAAAGTGCCATAGCCCACAGCAGCCTCACTTTTATTGGAAGTATTGAGCAGGATATTTCCAAATTTATTGGACAGCGCCATCAGCAAAACACCCCTGGTCCGGGCTTGTATGTTTTCTTCTGCCAGGCCAAATTTCAAGCCTTCAAAAAAAGGTTTCAGGACTTTTAGGTAAGTGTCAAATAATTCCTGAATACTGATTTTATCGTACTTTATGTCCAGTCTCTTTACCAGCTCTACTGAATCATTGACCGAATGCTCACTGGAAAAATCCGAAGGCATTAGGACGGCCCAAACATTTTCTTTGCCCAATGCCCTTTCTGCCAATACCAGCGTAAGCGCGGAATCAATACCGCCTGATAGACCAAGGATGGCTTTTTGAAAACCCAGCTTTTTGAAATAATCGCGAATGCC encodes:
- a CDS encoding site-specific DNA-methyltransferase; its protein translation is MPTLNFKGKTFVQNHHLAVKFHQLVPKKEKSLTDNVSLYDNLIVQGDNLKALKALLPNYAGKVKCIYIDPPYNTGNEAWAYNDNVNSPMIKDWLGKVVDKDDLTRHDKWLCMMMPRLKLLRELLSEDGVIFISIDDNELHRLKCLMDEIFSEDNYVADIVWQKSKRGDAKLIAGIHEYILVYTKNKKENLKLGNWRKFKDGVDEVLDYYSKLRKKYKEDHDKIREEMQFWYSSLPKEDEKRRHKHYSFSDERGLYFPDNFAGPDDGRKNRPRYDIIHPVTKKPCKKPSTGWRWDEERTKKALAENPPRIHFGPDESTVPCRKTYLKDVTKEPFGSVFYRDGRAASAAVKEILGSKQFDFPKSRDVLSEVFDLVLDENDIVLDSFAGSGTTAHAVLDLNKEDGGNRKFILVEMEDYANEITAERVRRVIKGVPSSKNFKEGTGGTFSYFELGDPIEMESILHGENLPSYEDFARYLFYTATGEEFNADQLDKKTNFIGSSKDYEVYLFYKPDLEYLKSTALTLERARSLGAHNGKPASRSGSEGRKRLVFAPAKFVDTHTLLELRIDFCQLPFEIYKMKG
- a CDS encoding helix-turn-helix transcriptional regulator — protein: MTESVGKMIRRLREEKGDPLRVLAAYLQVDQAIMSKIETGQRKPSKEQVEKLAKYFGANKKEMLIAWLSDRIVYEIEGEKLAKEALKVAEEKITYNKKKRN